The following are encoded together in the Choloepus didactylus isolate mChoDid1 chromosome 7, mChoDid1.pri, whole genome shotgun sequence genome:
- the LOC119540228 gene encoding putative olfactory receptor 2W6 has translation METGNGSSGTDFILLGFSDRPQLELIISVFVFIFYIVTLIGNTTIILVSHLDIQLHTPMYFFLSNLSFLDLCYTTSIIPQMLVNLWSPKKSITYGGCVLQFFFALVLGATECLLLAVMAYDRYAAVCQPLHYTVIMHPQLCQKMVLSAWLGGLGSALILCSLTLKLPRCGHREVDNLLCEMPSLIKMACVYSKVFEIVVFALGVIFLLVPLLLILISYGVITQAVMQIKSPARWHKVLNTCGSHLTVVTLFYGTIIYMYMKPQNITSQDEGKFFTLFYTIVTPSLNPLIYTLRNKDVKSAVKRILWIEKCSANL, from the coding sequence ATGGAAACAGGTAATGGAAGTTCTGGAACAGACTTCATCCTTCTAGGGTTTTCTGATCGACCCCAATTAGAGCTCATCATCTCTGTGTTTGTTTTCATCTTCTATATCGTGACTCTGATAGGAAACACAACCATCATTCTTGTATCTCACCTAGACATACAGCTCCATACTCCCATGTATTTCTTCTTATCCAATTTGTCTTTTTTGGACCTCTGTTATACAACTAGCATTATCCCACAGATGCTGGTAAATCTATGGAGTCCAAAAAAGTCTATTACATATGGAGGGTGTGTGCTCCAATTCTTCTTTGCTCTTGTCTTGGGAGCCACAGAATGTCTTCTCTtggctgtgatggcctatgaccgctacgCTGCTGTCTGTCAACCTCTTCACTACACAGTAATCATGCACCCCCAGCTTTGCCAGAAGATGGTGCTGTCTGCCTGGTTGGGTGGTCTTGGCAGTGCTTTAATCCTTTGCTCCTTGACTTTGAAGTTGCCAAGGTGTGGGCACCGGGAGGTAGATAATCTTTTATGTGAGATGCCTTCCTTGATCAAAATGGCTTGTGTCTATTCAAAAGTATTTGAAATTGTTGTCTTTGCTCTTGGAGTCATATTTCTTCTAGTTCCTCTATTACTCATTCTTATCTCATACGGAGTTATCACTCAAGCTGTCATGCAGATCAAGTCACCAGCAAGGTGGCATAAGGTCCTGAATACATGTGGTTCTCACCTCACAGTTGTAACTCTGTTTTATGGAACAATCATTTATATGTACATGAAGCCacagaacatcacatcccaagaTGAGGGGAAGTTCTTTACTCTCTTTTACACAATTGTCACACCCAGCCTTAACCCTCTGATCTATACTTTAAGAAACAAAGACGTAAAAAGTGCAGTAAAGAGAATATTGTGGATAGAAAAGTGTTCAGCAAATTTATGA